One segment of Heteronotia binoei isolate CCM8104 ecotype False Entrance Well chromosome 18, APGP_CSIRO_Hbin_v1, whole genome shotgun sequence DNA contains the following:
- the LOC132586717 gene encoding LOW QUALITY PROTEIN: espin-like protein (The sequence of the model RefSeq protein was modified relative to this genomic sequence to represent the inferred CDS: deleted 1 base in 1 codon), translating to MEPPIQLSHAPLLYGEVGPLFPTQGNAQCAGGDPFGEALFSPDHMTRSLPVQTELSCVQDYIDMRKERIVYLFLEHWKKWTFTESDKQATPKRKMAATLSVDSVEDHKTYNGVDDILSIELGKKPSDDDRLLYFMKQRQVVGKLIAHWRNIISQVPTRQIRRLSRTNMLYWPEHFLPHVSGTPVEYDSLTLDLFMLGYFQLLEMSMTREERKFRHLLCYEMFDRLGSHSWELIRQFHKVVMQEIEAGKRDWLDGFEDLKQEFFGDNLQPDGAAVVEAEAPAEACHPPVLCHQESSQTLISSNQEPASTTVDELAPTPAPKSRKSSVQLVSEVGEFSNEDICRYIDRSFSFWKEKEAEMFDI from the exons ATGGAGCCGCCCATTCAGCTCTCCCACGCCCCATTACTATATGGGGAAGTAGGGCCTCTCTTCCCCACACAGGGGAATGCTCAGTGTGCAGGAGGAGATCCCTTTGGGGAAGCTTTGTTCAGTCCGGACCACATGACCAGGAGTCTCCCGGTGCAGACCGAACTGAGCTGTGTCCAAGACTATATCGACATGCGAAAGGAGAGGATTGTCTACCTTTTCCTGGAGCACTGGAAGAAGTGGACCTTCACTGAATCGGACAAGCAAGCAACCCCCAAGAGGAAGATGGCTGCCACTCTGAGCGTCGATTCAGTCGAGGACCACAAAACGTACAACGGCGTGGACGATATCCTGTCGATCGAGTTGGGCAAGAAGCCCAGTGACGATGACCGGCTCTTGTATTTCATGAAGCAACGGCAAGTGGTGGGGAAGCTGATCGCGCAC TGGAGAAACATCATCAGCCAGGTGCCCACCAGGCAAATCCGACGCCTGAGCCGCACCAACATGCTCTACTGGCCCGAGCATTTCCTGCCCCATGTCAGTGGCACACCGGTGGAGTACGACAGCCTCACCCTCGACCTCTTCATGCTGGGctacttccagctgctggaaatgAGCATGACCCGGGAAGAGCGCAAGTTCCGCCACCTCCTCTGCTACGAAATGTTTGACCGGCTGGGTAGCCACAGCTGGGAGCTCATCCGTCAGTTCCACAAGGTGGTGATGCAGGAGATCGAGGCTGGCAAGAGGGATTGGCTGGACGGCTTTGAGGACCTCAAGCAGGAGTTCTTTGGGGACAACTTGCAACCTGACGGTGCAGCCGTGGTGGAAGCAGAGGCGCCAGCAGAGGCGTGCCACCCTCCTGTCCTCTGCCACCAGGAATCGTCTCAGACCTTGATCAGCAGCAACCAAGAACCTGCCAGCACTACTGTAGATGAACTGGCCCCAACCCCGGCCCCTAAAAGTAGGAAGAGCTCTGTCCAGCTGGTTTCAGAGGTCGGGGAATTCAGCAACGAAGACATTTGCCGCTACATAGACCGTAGCTTCTCCTTTtggaaggagaaggaggcggaGATGTTTGACATCTGA